In Paralcaligenes sp. KSB-10, the following are encoded in one genomic region:
- the ubiD gene encoding 4-hydroxy-3-polyprenylbenzoate decarboxylase, translating into MKYRDLRDFIAQLESAGELKRIRHPVSTDLEMTEISDRVLRANGPALLFEQAAHGGRPAAMPVLTNLFGTPKRVAWGMGANDVSALRDTGELLASLREPEPPRGFRDALAKVSMLKAALWDMSPKTVKNPACQEIVLEGDEVDLNQIPLQRCWPGDVAPLLTWGLVITRGPKARRQNLGIYRQQLIGRNKLIMRWLSHRGGALDFRDHTLTHPGTPFPVAVALGADPATILGAVTPVPDSLSEYQFAGLLRGSRTEVSKALGSDLSVPAFAEIVLEGHLLPAGDPRAAPLVVPDGAKGPADKNYEMALEGPYGDHTGYYNEQDWFPVFTVERITMRRKPIYHSTYTGKPPDEPAVLGVALNEVFVPLLKRQLPEIVDFYLPPEGCSYRLAVVSIRKQYPGHAKRVMFGLWSVLRQFMYTKFIVVVDHDIDPRNWQEVIWAMTTRMDPVRDTVLVENTPIDYLDFASPVSGLGGKMGLDATNKWPGETLREWGTPIVMDDAVKARVDAMWQDLGLS; encoded by the coding sequence GTGAAATATCGTGACCTCAGAGACTTTATAGCGCAGCTTGAAAGTGCGGGCGAACTCAAGCGCATCCGGCATCCTGTATCGACCGACCTGGAAATGACCGAGATCAGCGATCGCGTGCTGCGAGCCAACGGTCCCGCCTTGCTGTTCGAACAGGCGGCACATGGCGGGCGCCCCGCGGCCATGCCGGTACTGACCAATTTGTTCGGAACGCCGAAACGGGTCGCGTGGGGGATGGGCGCGAATGATGTAAGCGCTCTGCGTGATACCGGGGAACTGCTGGCCTCGCTGCGAGAACCCGAGCCCCCCCGGGGGTTCCGCGACGCGCTCGCCAAAGTATCCATGCTCAAGGCGGCCCTGTGGGACATGAGTCCCAAAACCGTCAAGAATCCGGCCTGCCAGGAAATCGTGCTGGAAGGCGACGAGGTGGATCTGAATCAGATTCCGCTGCAACGCTGTTGGCCGGGCGACGTCGCTCCACTGTTGACCTGGGGCCTGGTCATTACACGCGGCCCCAAGGCCCGCCGCCAGAACCTCGGCATTTACCGGCAACAGCTGATCGGTCGCAACAAGCTCATCATGCGCTGGCTCTCGCACCGCGGCGGGGCTCTGGATTTTCGGGACCACACGCTCACTCATCCCGGCACGCCCTTTCCTGTCGCCGTAGCGCTCGGCGCCGACCCCGCCACCATCCTGGGCGCGGTTACCCCCGTTCCCGACAGCCTGTCCGAATACCAGTTTGCGGGCTTGCTGCGAGGATCCCGCACCGAAGTAAGCAAAGCCCTGGGCAGCGACCTTTCCGTTCCGGCCTTTGCGGAGATAGTGCTTGAAGGCCATCTGCTGCCGGCCGGCGATCCGCGCGCAGCTCCGCTGGTCGTTCCAGACGGCGCCAAGGGCCCCGCCGACAAAAACTATGAAATGGCGCTGGAAGGGCCTTACGGCGACCACACCGGTTATTACAACGAACAGGACTGGTTTCCGGTCTTCACCGTCGAGCGCATCACCATGCGCCGCAAACCCATTTACCACAGCACCTATACCGGCAAGCCTCCCGACGAACCCGCTGTGCTGGGCGTGGCGCTGAACGAAGTGTTCGTCCCCCTGCTCAAGCGCCAACTGCCTGAAATCGTGGATTTTTATCTGCCCCCCGAGGGCTGCAGCTACCGCCTGGCCGTGGTGTCGATCCGCAAGCAGTATCCCGGACACGCCAAGCGCGTCATGTTCGGCCTGTGGAGCGTGCTGCGCCAGTTCATGTACACCAAATTCATTGTGGTCGTCGATCACGACATCGACCCGCGCAACTGGCAAGAGGTCATCTGGGCGATGACGACTCGCATGGATCCGGTGCGCGATACCGTGCTGGTTGAAAACACGCCTATCGATTACCTGGATTTCGCTTCGCCGGTGTCGGGCCTGGGTGGAAAGATGGGGCTGGATGCCACCAACAAATGGCCAGGCGAGACCCTGCGTGAATGGGGTACCCCCATAGTCATGGATGACGCGGTAAAAGCCCGGGTCGACGCCATGTGGCAAGATCTGGGATTATCGTAA
- a CDS encoding phage holin family protein, with amino-acid sequence MALRHSVGEMAGTLLSIVRTRLELFALEASGQKVRLFKLLGMAFAALLFSSLAILVFSIAVALYFWPTEERYLALGGLALVYGLLGLGFFWAVRQALLYGPTPFAATLDELRRDVALVGRLSDPAPGADDPHKTEAS; translated from the coding sequence ATGGCGCTCAGACATTCTGTAGGGGAAATGGCCGGCACGCTGCTGTCCATCGTGCGTACACGCCTCGAGCTTTTTGCATTGGAAGCCTCTGGCCAAAAGGTGCGTTTGTTCAAGCTGTTGGGCATGGCGTTTGCGGCATTGCTGTTTTCAAGTTTGGCGATTCTGGTTTTTTCCATTGCGGTCGCGTTGTACTTCTGGCCCACCGAAGAACGCTATCTGGCGCTTGGCGGACTGGCGCTGGTGTATGGTCTGCTGGGCCTGGGGTTTTTCTGGGCGGTGCGGCAGGCATTGCTGTACGGGCCCACGCCGTTTGCGGCAACGCTCGATGAGTTGAGGCGCGACGTGGCCCTGGTGGGTCGCCTGAGCGATCCGGCCCCGGGGGCCGACGATCCGCACAAAACGGAGGCATCATGA
- a CDS encoding YqjD family protein has protein sequence MAAKDTAKDTQASEDQFIESVKDSLDDAEKLLREAADATGDKAAELRERAMRSLRRTRETLYETQDALLTRGRHAARATDDYVHDNPWQAIGIAGLTGLLVGMLISRR, from the coding sequence ATGGCTGCAAAAGATACCGCGAAAGATACGCAAGCAAGTGAAGATCAATTCATTGAAAGCGTTAAAGATAGCCTGGACGATGCCGAGAAGCTGTTGCGCGAGGCGGCCGACGCCACCGGCGACAAGGCGGCGGAGTTGCGGGAACGGGCAATGCGATCCCTGCGCCGCACCCGCGAAACGCTGTACGAAACCCAGGATGCTTTGCTGACCAGGGGACGACACGCGGCGCGTGCCACCGACGATTATGTGCACGACAATCCCTGGCAGGCCATTGGCATAGCCGGCTTGACGGGGCTGTTGGTGGGCATGCTGATCAGCCGTCGTTAA
- the upp gene encoding uracil phosphoribosyltransferase produces the protein MPVHEIRHPLIRHKLGLLRRADLSTKNFREMSQEIAALLTYEASKDLPLEPHTITGWSGEVAVEKLAGKKVTVVPILRAGIGMLDGVLSLIPGAKVSVVGIARNEETLQAQTYLERLVGELHQRLALIVDPMLATGGSMMATIDMLKKAGCRNVRALVLVAAPRGIEAVLARHPDVHIYTASIDSHLNESGYIIPGLGDAGDRIFGTRQKDA, from the coding sequence ATGCCCGTACACGAAATTCGCCATCCTCTGATACGTCACAAACTCGGTTTGCTGCGCCGCGCCGATCTCAGCACCAAGAATTTTCGCGAGATGTCCCAGGAAATCGCGGCGCTGCTGACGTACGAGGCCTCGAAAGACCTGCCTTTGGAGCCGCATACGATCACGGGATGGAGCGGCGAGGTGGCGGTGGAGAAGCTGGCCGGGAAAAAGGTAACGGTGGTGCCTATTTTGCGTGCCGGCATAGGCATGCTCGACGGGGTGCTTAGCCTGATCCCGGGAGCCAAGGTCAGTGTCGTGGGTATTGCCCGCAACGAAGAAACTTTGCAGGCGCAGACCTATCTCGAGCGTCTGGTGGGCGAGCTCCACCAGCGCCTTGCCTTGATCGTCGACCCGATGCTGGCGACCGGAGGATCCATGATGGCGACCATCGATATGCTCAAGAAGGCAGGCTGCCGCAATGTGCGGGCCCTGGTGCTGGTTGCCGCGCCCCGGGGTATCGAAGCGGTGCTGGCCCGGCATCCCGATGTGCACATTTATACCGCGTCCATCGATAGCCATCTGAACGAAAGCGGCTACATTATTCCAGGCCTGGGCGATGCCGGCGATCGCATTTTCGGTACGCGTCAAAAAGACGCCTGA
- the dacB gene encoding D-alanyl-D-alanine carboxypeptidase/D-alanyl-D-alanine-endopeptidase, whose translation MFAYALEKGLQGLRRRGLQWAACGALLWPAAAAVGQGLPAELSKAWQATHLPESSLSLVVQEVDGPRLADVNGTVPRNPASVMKMVTTWSALSGLGPDYAWRTTFLAKDGGRPDAEGTLRGPLYLKAGGDPLLKIEDLWSLLRELRLRGIKNLSEVVVDRSMFGQVATDPGEFDGAADRPYNASPDALMVGLGAVRLVFQPDARAHKWIPIVDPPVPGVRISGDIKWSGATCPGSPAISTDVSNGGKEVIIHVGGTAAGSCGEFSVYRLVMSQPEYFSAVFQMLWKELGGTLGSGIHPGRVPPGATPVVWHDSASLADTIRLINKQSNNVMARTVLLTLGAEKLGPGATMDSGGKAALAVLQGQKVDTRGWVIDNGAGLARNARLTAAGLSQMLGVVWHSPMMSEFMSSLAIAGVDGTVKRRLRSDEVKGMAHLKTGTLRDSRALAGYVLGASGKRYIVVSLVNDERSGAVRSFDDALVTWLADR comes from the coding sequence ATGTTTGCATATGCATTAGAAAAAGGGTTGCAAGGCCTGCGCCGCCGCGGCTTGCAATGGGCCGCCTGCGGCGCGTTGCTGTGGCCGGCGGCTGCCGCTGTCGGCCAGGGCCTGCCTGCCGAGCTGAGCAAGGCGTGGCAGGCTACCCATTTGCCTGAAAGCTCCCTGTCGCTCGTCGTGCAAGAGGTCGATGGGCCGCGCCTGGCTGATGTCAACGGCACCGTGCCGCGCAATCCGGCGTCGGTCATGAAAATGGTGACAACCTGGAGCGCCTTGTCCGGCCTGGGGCCGGACTATGCCTGGCGCACGACTTTCCTGGCCAAAGACGGCGGTCGGCCGGATGCGGAGGGCACTTTGCGCGGGCCTTTGTATTTGAAGGCGGGCGGCGATCCCCTGCTTAAAATCGAAGACTTATGGTCTTTGCTGCGCGAATTGCGCCTGCGCGGCATCAAGAACCTGTCTGAAGTGGTGGTCGATCGCTCCATGTTCGGCCAGGTTGCAACCGACCCCGGGGAGTTCGATGGGGCGGCCGACCGGCCATATAACGCCAGCCCCGATGCCCTGATGGTGGGCCTGGGAGCCGTGCGCCTGGTGTTTCAGCCCGATGCGCGGGCGCATAAGTGGATTCCCATTGTCGACCCACCGGTACCCGGCGTGCGTATCAGCGGCGATATCAAATGGAGCGGCGCGACGTGCCCCGGTTCACCCGCCATTTCCACCGACGTCAGCAATGGCGGCAAAGAGGTGATTATCCATGTCGGCGGCACCGCGGCGGGCTCGTGCGGCGAATTCAGCGTGTATCGTCTGGTCATGTCGCAGCCCGAGTATTTTTCGGCTGTCTTTCAGATGCTGTGGAAAGAACTGGGGGGCACCTTGGGCAGCGGTATTCACCCCGGTCGCGTCCCGCCCGGAGCCACCCCGGTGGTCTGGCACGACTCTGCCAGCCTGGCCGACACCATACGTCTGATCAACAAGCAAAGCAATAATGTCATGGCGCGCACGGTTCTGCTGACACTCGGGGCTGAAAAGCTGGGGCCGGGCGCCACCATGGACTCGGGCGGCAAGGCGGCCTTGGCCGTGCTCCAAGGCCAGAAGGTGGATACCCGTGGGTGGGTGATCGATAATGGTGCGGGCCTGGCGCGAAATGCCCGGCTTACCGCTGCCGGCCTGAGCCAGATGCTCGGCGTCGTGTGGCATTCGCCCATGATGTCCGAATTCATGTCGTCTCTGGCCATAGCCGGCGTCGATGGCACCGTCAAGCGTCGATTGCGCAGCGATGAGGTCAAAGGCATGGCCCATTTGAAGACTGGAACCTTGCGTGACTCGCGCGCTCTGGCCGGGTACGTTCTGGGGGCCAGCGGGAAACGCTATATTGTGGTCAGCCTGGTCAACGACGAACGGTCGGGGGCTGTCCGGAGCTTTGACGATGCGCTTGTTACCTGGCTGGCGGATCGCTGA
- the queA gene encoding tRNA preQ1(34) S-adenosylmethionine ribosyltransferase-isomerase QueA — protein MNPKLQLSQFDYELPPELIAQSPAAERAGSRLLHIDTTGALHDRRFIDLPGLLKPRDLLVFNDTRVIKARLRGHKESGGKIEILVERITEPNIALAHLKASKSPRAGSVLMIAEAFSVKVLGRQGELFELEFPERVLDLLDRHGATPLPPYIEHAAGRDDDERYQTVYAREPGAVAAPTAGLHFDTAMLARLAALGVQQAFVTLHVGAGTFQPVRVENLSEHIMHTERYSVSEQTLEQVHATRAAGGRVIAVGTTSVRALESAARHAPGAGPAEGDTSLFITPGYRFSNVDALITNFHLPQSTLLMLVSALAGMEPIRRAYAHAIQSRYRFFSYGDAMFIETPKS, from the coding sequence GTGAATCCCAAGCTTCAACTCTCGCAGTTCGACTACGAACTGCCTCCCGAACTGATTGCCCAGTCGCCGGCCGCCGAACGCGCCGGCAGCAGATTGTTGCATATTGATACAACGGGTGCCCTGCATGATCGGCGTTTCATCGACTTGCCCGGACTACTCAAACCTCGCGACCTGCTGGTCTTCAACGACACTCGCGTCATCAAGGCACGATTGCGCGGACACAAGGAAAGCGGCGGAAAAATAGAAATACTGGTCGAACGCATCACCGAGCCCAATATCGCCCTGGCTCATCTGAAGGCCAGCAAATCGCCCAGGGCCGGCAGTGTGCTGATGATAGCCGAGGCGTTCAGCGTCAAAGTGCTGGGTCGCCAGGGTGAATTGTTCGAACTCGAATTCCCCGAGCGCGTGCTCGACCTGCTCGACCGCCACGGCGCCACCCCCTTGCCGCCATACATAGAGCACGCGGCCGGGCGGGATGACGACGAACGCTACCAGACTGTGTATGCCCGTGAGCCCGGCGCCGTCGCGGCGCCGACGGCCGGCCTGCATTTCGACACAGCCATGCTGGCCCGATTGGCCGCTCTCGGAGTGCAGCAAGCCTTCGTTACCCTGCATGTCGGCGCGGGAACATTCCAGCCGGTGCGCGTTGAAAACCTGAGCGAGCACATTATGCATACCGAACGCTACTCAGTGTCTGAGCAAACCCTGGAGCAGGTTCACGCCACCCGCGCCGCCGGAGGGCGTGTCATCGCGGTGGGGACAACCAGCGTGCGCGCGCTGGAATCGGCGGCACGGCATGCCCCCGGCGCCGGGCCCGCCGAGGGCGATACCAGCCTGTTCATTACTCCCGGCTACCGTTTCAGCAACGTCGACGCCCTGATTACCAATTTTCACCTGCCGCAATCCACGCTGCTGATGCTCGTTTCGGCATTGGCCGGCATGGAGCCCATCCGGCGCGCCTACGCGCACGCCATTCAATCCAGATACCGCTTTTTCAGCTACGGCGATGCCATGTTTATAGAAACTCCCAAGTCATGA
- the tgt gene encoding tRNA guanosine(34) transglycosylase Tgt, with translation MTGLQFELLATDGAARRGRMTLNHGVVETPIFMPVGTYGSVKAMLPHELDEVGAQIVLGNTFHLWLRPGTEVLEKHQGLHGFMQWPRPILTDSGGFQVFSLNGLRKITEEGVKFASPIDGSRLFLTPEESMRIQRALNSDIAMVFDECTPYTIDGRPATSDEAAQSMRMSLRWAQRSRVAFDALQNPNALFGIVQGGMFENLRDESLAGLTDIGFHGYAIGGLSVGEPKEEMMRVLAHVAPRLPAQAPRYLMGVGTPEDLVEGVSRGVDMFDCVMPTRNARNGWLFTRFGDIKIRNARYRDDTRPLDSTCSCHTCTHFSRAYLHHLQRANEITGARLNTVHNLHYYLNLMQEMRDAIAAGSFEHWRSEFVRNRARGID, from the coding sequence ATGACCGGCCTGCAATTCGAACTTTTAGCCACCGATGGCGCCGCGCGCCGCGGCCGCATGACGCTCAACCACGGCGTGGTGGAAACCCCCATCTTCATGCCGGTGGGCACCTATGGCAGCGTCAAGGCCATGCTGCCTCACGAACTCGACGAGGTCGGAGCGCAGATCGTGCTGGGCAACACCTTCCATCTGTGGCTGAGACCCGGCACCGAGGTCCTGGAAAAGCACCAGGGCCTGCATGGCTTCATGCAATGGCCCAGACCCATCCTGACCGATTCCGGCGGATTCCAGGTCTTCAGCCTGAACGGTTTGCGAAAAATCACCGAAGAAGGGGTGAAATTCGCCTCGCCCATCGATGGCTCCAGGCTGTTTTTAACGCCCGAAGAGTCCATGCGCATCCAGCGGGCGCTGAATTCCGATATAGCCATGGTGTTCGACGAATGCACCCCCTACACCATAGACGGGCGCCCGGCCACGTCCGACGAAGCGGCCCAATCGATGCGCATGTCGCTGCGCTGGGCCCAACGCTCGCGCGTCGCTTTCGACGCCCTGCAGAACCCCAATGCGCTGTTCGGCATCGTCCAGGGCGGCATGTTCGAAAACCTGCGCGATGAGTCGCTGGCAGGCCTGACCGATATCGGCTTTCACGGCTACGCCATCGGCGGATTGTCGGTCGGGGAGCCCAAAGAAGAAATGATGCGCGTACTGGCGCATGTAGCCCCACGGCTTCCCGCGCAGGCGCCCCGCTACCTGATGGGGGTAGGCACTCCCGAGGATCTGGTCGAGGGAGTCAGCCGCGGCGTCGACATGTTCGATTGCGTGATGCCCACGCGCAATGCCCGCAACGGCTGGCTATTCACCCGGTTCGGCGATATTAAAATACGCAACGCCCGCTATCGCGACGACACCCGCCCCCTCGACTCCACATGTTCATGCCATACTTGCACGCATTTTTCGCGCGCTTACCTGCATCACCTGCAGCGCGCCAACGAAATTACCGGCGCCCGCCTCAATACAGTGCATAACCTGCACTATTACCTGAATCTGATGCAGGAAATGCGCGATGCGATCGCCGCCGGCAGCTTCGAACACTGGCGCAGCGAATTTGTCCGAAATCGGGCACGGGGTATCGATTAA
- the yajC gene encoding preprotein translocase subunit YajC, producing the protein MLAVDTLKLVTAQATGSAAGGENALMGMLPIILMFVILYFLMIRPQMKRQKEHRNMVAALSKGDEVITSGGMLGKVTKVSDSYITLEIANLADKPVETVLQRTAITTILPKGTIKAL; encoded by the coding sequence ATGCTCGCAGTTGACACCCTTAAACTTGTTACCGCTCAAGCCACAGGCAGTGCCGCTGGTGGGGAAAATGCCTTGATGGGCATGCTGCCCATCATTTTGATGTTCGTCATTCTTTACTTCCTGATGATTCGTCCGCAGATGAAACGTCAGAAAGAACACCGCAACATGGTGGCGGCGCTGTCCAAAGGCGACGAAGTCATTACCTCGGGCGGCATGCTGGGCAAAGTCACCAAGGTCAGCGACAGCTACATCACCCTTGAAATCGCCAACCTGGCCGACAAGCCCGTTGAAACTGTCCTGCAAAGAACAGCCATAACCACGATATTGCCCAAAGGCACCATCAAGGCGCTGTAA
- the secD gene encoding protein translocase subunit SecD encodes MNRYPLWKYLTVLAAVIIGLLYTLPNFFGESPAVQIAGAKSTVKVDNDVLKKVEAILQGEHIESTGAYFEQNGPSGTIRVRFATTDIQLKAKDAIEKALNPDPSDPGYTVALNLVSASPNWLSSLGANPMYLGLDLRGGVHFLLQVDMHGALTGRYDSLASDVRTNLRDNNIKNASVDRVDLSIVTKFDSAEARDAATSDLRRRMPDMVFTDAPSNDGKFPLIAKLTDAATTLVQSNAIKQNITTLHNRINELGVAEPIIQQQGADRIVVQLPGVQDVAKAKEILGRTATLQIRMVDDSPTAMAALSAGTVPFGLERYNDRDKHPILVRRQVILTGENLQDAQPGRDQQTQQASVNLTLDAKGARIFRDVTRDNIGKRMAIILFENGKGEVVTAPVIRSEIPGGHVQITGSMSPQEAADTSLLLRAGALAAPMNIIEERTIGPSLGAENITKGFDSTLYGFLAIAIFIILYYHLFGVFSTLGLAFNVLLLLAVLSMLQATLTLPGIAAIALTLGMAIDSNVLINERIREELRNGASPQQAINLGFERAWDTIFDSNLTTLIVGLSLLAFGTGPIRGFAVVHCIGILTSMFSSVVGVRSLANLWYGRKRKLQSISIGQIWKPKKN; translated from the coding sequence ATGAACCGTTATCCTCTCTGGAAATACCTTACTGTCCTTGCCGCCGTAATCATAGGGTTGCTCTATACGCTGCCCAATTTTTTCGGTGAATCGCCGGCAGTGCAGATTGCCGGCGCCAAATCGACGGTCAAAGTCGACAACGACGTCCTCAAGAAAGTCGAGGCCATACTTCAAGGCGAGCATATCGAGTCAACAGGCGCCTATTTTGAACAAAATGGCCCCAGCGGCACGATTCGGGTGCGTTTTGCAACCACCGATATACAGCTCAAGGCCAAAGACGCCATTGAGAAAGCCCTCAACCCGGATCCTTCCGATCCCGGCTACACAGTAGCGCTGAACCTGGTGTCCGCCTCGCCCAACTGGCTTTCGTCGCTGGGCGCCAATCCCATGTACCTGGGCCTGGATCTGCGCGGGGGTGTCCACTTTTTGCTGCAAGTCGATATGCATGGCGCCCTGACGGGCCGCTACGACTCGCTCGCCAGCGACGTCCGTACCAACCTGCGCGACAACAATATCAAGAACGCCAGCGTCGATCGTGTCGATCTGTCCATCGTGACCAAGTTCGACAGTGCCGAGGCTCGCGATGCCGCCACCTCGGACCTGCGCCGGCGCATGCCCGACATGGTATTTACCGATGCCCCGTCCAACGACGGCAAGTTTCCCCTGATAGCCAAACTCACCGATGCGGCCACGACATTGGTCCAGTCCAACGCAATCAAGCAGAACATCACCACTCTGCATAACCGCATCAACGAACTGGGCGTGGCCGAGCCCATCATTCAGCAGCAAGGAGCCGACCGCATCGTGGTGCAGTTGCCGGGTGTCCAGGACGTGGCCAAGGCCAAAGAGATTCTTGGGCGCACTGCGACCTTGCAGATCCGCATGGTGGACGACTCTCCCACCGCCATGGCCGCCCTCAGCGCGGGTACCGTACCCTTCGGGCTCGAGCGCTACAACGATCGCGACAAACATCCCATCCTCGTGCGGCGCCAGGTCATCCTGACCGGCGAAAACCTTCAAGACGCCCAGCCCGGACGCGATCAGCAAACCCAGCAGGCCTCGGTCAACCTGACCCTGGACGCCAAGGGGGCACGCATCTTCCGCGACGTCACGCGCGACAATATCGGCAAGCGCATGGCCATCATCCTGTTTGAAAACGGCAAGGGCGAAGTGGTGACTGCCCCCGTGATCCGCAGCGAAATTCCTGGCGGGCACGTTCAAATTACCGGCAGCATGTCGCCCCAGGAAGCCGCCGACACCTCGCTGCTGTTGCGCGCCGGCGCACTGGCCGCCCCCATGAATATCATTGAAGAGCGCACCATAGGCCCAAGCCTGGGCGCCGAAAACATTACCAAGGGCTTCGATTCGACCCTGTACGGTTTTCTTGCCATCGCCATCTTCATTATTCTGTATTACCACTTGTTCGGCGTATTCTCGACCCTGGGCCTGGCTTTCAACGTACTGCTGCTGCTGGCCGTACTCTCCATGCTGCAAGCCACCCTGACCTTGCCCGGCATCGCGGCCATTGCGCTGACGCTGGGCATGGCCATCGACTCCAACGTGCTGATCAACGAACGGATACGCGAAGAACTGCGCAATGGCGCCTCGCCGCAGCAGGCGATCAACCTGGGCTTCGAACGGGCTTGGGATACCATTTTCGATTCGAACCTCACCACACTGATTGTCGGCCTCTCCCTGCTGGCTTTCGGCACAGGCCCGATCCGCGGCTTCGCGGTGGTGCACTGCATAGGTATCCTGACTTCGATGTTCTCGTCCGTGGTCGGAGTCCGGTCGCTGGCCAATCTCTGGTATGGGCGCAAGCGCAAACTCCAAAGCATTTCGATCGGCCAGATCTGGAAGCCCAAAAAGAACTAA
- the secF gene encoding protein translocase subunit SecF — MEFFRIHRTIPFMRNALVLNLISLVTFILAVFFIVTRGFHLSIEFTGGTVMEVHYAQTAPVDDIRSAVDKLKYSDFQVQNFGTSHDVMIRLPLRAGQTSAVQSETVLKSLQALHPDVELRRVEFVGPQVGQELVHNGLMALLCVVVGIMIYLGMRFEWKFAVSGVIANLHDVVIILGFFAFFQWEFSLSVLAGVLAVLGYSVNESVVIMDRIRENFRKQRKAPVREIIDGAITQTISRTVITHGSTQMMVLSMFFFGGPTLHYFSLALTIGIWFGIYSSVFVAAALAMWMGVKREDLVKAVKKDDPKAELG, encoded by the coding sequence ATGGAATTTTTCCGAATCCACCGCACCATCCCGTTCATGCGCAATGCGCTGGTGCTTAACCTGATCAGCCTGGTCACTTTCATCCTTGCCGTATTTTTCATTGTGACGCGCGGCTTTCATCTTTCGATCGAGTTTACCGGCGGTACGGTCATGGAGGTGCATTACGCGCAGACAGCCCCGGTCGATGATATCCGCAGCGCGGTCGACAAGCTGAAATATTCCGATTTCCAGGTGCAGAATTTCGGTACATCGCACGATGTCATGATCCGCTTGCCTTTGCGTGCCGGACAAACCTCGGCCGTGCAAAGCGAAACCGTCTTGAAATCCCTGCAGGCCCTGCACCCCGATGTGGAACTGCGCCGCGTGGAGTTCGTTGGCCCGCAGGTGGGCCAGGAACTGGTGCATAACGGCCTGATGGCGCTGCTGTGCGTGGTGGTCGGCATCATGATTTACCTGGGGATGCGATTCGAGTGGAAGTTCGCGGTCTCCGGGGTCATAGCCAATCTGCACGATGTGGTGATTATTCTGGGATTCTTTGCGTTTTTCCAATGGGAATTCTCGCTGTCGGTGCTGGCCGGGGTGCTGGCGGTGCTGGGCTATTCGGTGAATGAATCCGTGGTTATCATGGACCGGATCCGCGAAAACTTCCGCAAGCAGCGCAAGGCGCCCGTGCGCGAGATTATCGACGGCGCGATTACCCAGACGATTTCACGTACCGTCATTACTCACGGTTCGACGCAAATGATGGTGCTTTCCATGTTCTTTTTTGGCGGGCCGACACTGCATTATTTCTCGCTGGCGCTGACCATCGGTATCTGGTTCGGTATCTATTCGTCGGTGTTCGTGGCCGCGGCGCTTGCGATGTGGATGGGCGTGAAGCGCGAAGACTTGGTCAAGGCCGTCAAGAAAGACGACCCCAAGGCCGAGCTCGGCTAA